The Coffea arabica cultivar ET-39 chromosome 4e, Coffea Arabica ET-39 HiFi, whole genome shotgun sequence genome includes a window with the following:
- the LOC113741580 gene encoding surfeit locus protein 1-like codes for MAAASISKTLARTLRQGVSRSPTTLPSQWVRAPLPPLSSFSTSAPSISSPTTPPPEQERRSAWSKLLLFIPGAITFGLGTWQIFRRQEKIKMLDYRQNRLGMEPLKCDKVAPSSETLDSLEFRRVQCKGVFDKKRSIYIGPRSRSISGVTENGYYLITPLLPIPGNPESLQAPILVNRGWVPRAWRDKSLEAPADDRQASDAPSSSTRENTKGSWWPFASKKAEDKVPTISPVEVTGVIRGSEKPSIFVPANDRSSSQWFYVDIPAIARACGLPDSTLYIEDINANIDPSKPYPVPKDIATLIRSSVMPQDHLNYTITWYSLSAAVTFMAFKRLKPKRSRR; via the exons ATGGCGGCAGCTTCCATCTCCAAAACTCTAGCAAGAACTCTCCGCCAAGGTGTTTCCAGGAGTCCCACCACCCTTCCATCGCAATGGGTTCGGGCCCCACTACCTCCGCTTTCCTCCTTCTCCACCTCGGCCCCCTCCATCTCCTCTCCCACTACTCCACCTCCAG AGCAAGAGAGGAGGTCGGCGTGGTCAAAGCTGTTGCTTTTCATACCAGGAGCTATCACTTTTGGCCTCGGCACTTGGCAAATCTTCAGAAGACAAGAAAAG ATTAAAATGCTGGACTATAGGCAGAATAGGCTAGGAATGGAGCCACTTAAGTGCGACAAGGTTGCACCTTCAAGTGAAACTTTGGATTCTTTGGAGTTCAGGAGGGTACAATGTAAAGGAGTTTTTGACAAGAAGAGGTCAATTTATATTGGCCCGCGTTCCAGAAGTATTTCAGGAGTTACTGAAAATGGATACTATCTCATCACTCCTCTCTTGCCTATCCCTGGGAACCCTGAGAG TTTGCAGGCCCCTATTCTTGTCAATAGAGGATGGGTCCCACGTGCTTGGAGGGACAAGTCATTAGAGGCTCCTGCAGATGATAGACAGGCTTCAGATGCTCCATCCTCCTCTACTCGAGAGAACACAAAAGGTTCATGGTGGCCGTTTGCATCAAAAAAGGCAGAG GATAAAGTTCCAACTATTTCCCCAGTTGAAGTAACTGGAGTCATTCGAGGCAGTGAAAAGCCTAGCATATTTGTTCCAGCAAATGATCGTAGTTCCTCTCAGTGGTTTTATGTCGATATACCTGCAATTGCTCGTGCTTGTGGTCTTCCTGATAGCACACTGTACATTGAAGATATCAATGCAAACATCGACCCAAGCAAACCATACCCTGTTCCAAAGGACATTGCTACATTAATACGTAGTTCAGTCATGCCTCAAGACCACCTAAACTATACAATTACATG GTATTCCCTTTCAGCTGCTGTGACATTTATGGCTTTTAAGAGGCTTAAACCGAAGAGAAGCCGGAGATAG